A genome region from Carya illinoinensis cultivar Pawnee chromosome 2, C.illinoinensisPawnee_v1, whole genome shotgun sequence includes the following:
- the LOC122300586 gene encoding selenoprotein F-like: protein MSREMGLSIHIFSLVLLFSLVPFGFTKEELSSRECEDLGFSGLALCSDCNTLAEYVKDQDLVSDCLKCCTEDSDDSMSKITYSGAVLEVCMRKLVFYPEIVGFIEEEKDQFPSVKVQYIFNSPPKLIMLDNAGQHTETIRIDNWKREHILQFLREKVKPTSAN, encoded by the exons ATGTCAAGAGAGATGGGGTTGTCGATCCATATCTTTTCTTTGGTTCTGCTATTTTCTCTAGTACCTTTTGGCTTCACAAAAGAGGAACTGAGCTCAAGGGAGTGCGAGGATCTGGGTTTTTCAGGGCTTGCTCTGTGCTCCGATTGTAACACTCTTGCTGAGTATGTTAAGGACCAAG ATTTGGTATCAGACTGTTTGAAGTGTTGCACCGAGGATTCTGATGATTCCATGAGCAAG ATTACCTATTCTGGTGCTGTTCTGGAGGTCTGCATGAGGAAACTTGTTTTCTATCCTGAAATTGTGGGCTTCATTGAAGAAGAGAAGGATCAGTTCCCTTCTGTTAAAgttcaatatattttcaattctcCACCGAAGCTGATCATGCTGGACAATGCAGGACAACACACGGAAACCATAAG GATTGACAATTGGAAACGTGAACATATACTGCAATTCTTGCGAGAGAAAGTTAAGCCCACATCAGCAAACTGA
- the LOC122300587 gene encoding transcription factor bHLH153-like isoform X1 produces MQTLSGEQGFELGRMTEHKRSPCSVEQSSLTSLASKRQKADLSPKERKEKLGERIEALQQLVSPYGKTDTASVLSEAMEYIQFLHEQVKVLSAPYLQSNRSIMQDLGPNSLRSRGLCLVPVSCTAGVAQSNGADIWTPIKTTSPRFEKAISQFL; encoded by the exons ATGCAGACTCTTTCT GGAGAACAAGGGTTTGAATTAGGAAGGATGACAGAGCACAAAAGGAGCCCCTGTTCTGTTGAACAAAGCAGTCTCACTTCTCTTGCATCCAAACGACAGAAGGCTGATCTGTCTCCTAAG GAGAGGAAGGAGAAGCTCGGGGAGCGAATCGAGGCTCTACAACAGCTTGTTTCACCATATGGGAAG ACAGATACAGCTTCTGTCCTTTCAGAGGCAATGGAATACATACAGTTCCTTCATGAACAAGTTAAG GTGTTAAGTGCTCCGTATCTCCAAAGTAACCGAAGTATAATGCAG GACTTAGGACCAAACAGTTTGAGAAGCAGAGGTTTATGTCTCGTTCCCGTTTCTTGCACTGCGGGAGTTGCTCAAAGCAATGGTGCTGATATATGGACCCCCATCAAGACAACCTCTCCCAGATTTGAGAAGGCTATTTCTCAATTCCTTTGA
- the LOC122300587 gene encoding transcription factor bHLH153-like isoform X2, giving the protein MQTLSGEQGFELGRMTEHKRSPCSVEQSSLTSLASKRQKADLSPKERKEKLGERIEALQQLVSPYGKTDTASVLSEAMEYIQFLHEQVLSAPYLQSNRSIMQDLGPNSLRSRGLCLVPVSCTAGVAQSNGADIWTPIKTTSPRFEKAISQFL; this is encoded by the exons ATGCAGACTCTTTCT GGAGAACAAGGGTTTGAATTAGGAAGGATGACAGAGCACAAAAGGAGCCCCTGTTCTGTTGAACAAAGCAGTCTCACTTCTCTTGCATCCAAACGACAGAAGGCTGATCTGTCTCCTAAG GAGAGGAAGGAGAAGCTCGGGGAGCGAATCGAGGCTCTACAACAGCTTGTTTCACCATATGGGAAG ACAGATACAGCTTCTGTCCTTTCAGAGGCAATGGAATACATACAGTTCCTTCATGAACAA GTGTTAAGTGCTCCGTATCTCCAAAGTAACCGAAGTATAATGCAG GACTTAGGACCAAACAGTTTGAGAAGCAGAGGTTTATGTCTCGTTCCCGTTTCTTGCACTGCGGGAGTTGCTCAAAGCAATGGTGCTGATATATGGACCCCCATCAAGACAACCTCTCCCAGATTTGAGAAGGCTATTTCTCAATTCCTTTGA
- the LOC122300587 gene encoding transcription factor bHLH153-like isoform X4, with the protein MQTLSGEQGFELGRMTEHKRSPCSVEQSSLTSLASKRQKADLSPKERKEKLGERIEALQQLVSPYGKVLSAPYLQSNRSIMQDLGPNSLRSRGLCLVPVSCTAGVAQSNGADIWTPIKTTSPRFEKAISQFL; encoded by the exons ATGCAGACTCTTTCT GGAGAACAAGGGTTTGAATTAGGAAGGATGACAGAGCACAAAAGGAGCCCCTGTTCTGTTGAACAAAGCAGTCTCACTTCTCTTGCATCCAAACGACAGAAGGCTGATCTGTCTCCTAAG GAGAGGAAGGAGAAGCTCGGGGAGCGAATCGAGGCTCTACAACAGCTTGTTTCACCATATGGGAAG GTGTTAAGTGCTCCGTATCTCCAAAGTAACCGAAGTATAATGCAG GACTTAGGACCAAACAGTTTGAGAAGCAGAGGTTTATGTCTCGTTCCCGTTTCTTGCACTGCGGGAGTTGCTCAAAGCAATGGTGCTGATATATGGACCCCCATCAAGACAACCTCTCCCAGATTTGAGAAGGCTATTTCTCAATTCCTTTGA
- the LOC122300587 gene encoding transcription factor bHLH153-like isoform X3 — protein sequence MTEHKRSPCSVEQSSLTSLASKRQKADLSPKERKEKLGERIEALQQLVSPYGKTDTASVLSEAMEYIQFLHEQVKVLSAPYLQSNRSIMQDLGPNSLRSRGLCLVPVSCTAGVAQSNGADIWTPIKTTSPRFEKAISQFL from the exons ATGACAGAGCACAAAAGGAGCCCCTGTTCTGTTGAACAAAGCAGTCTCACTTCTCTTGCATCCAAACGACAGAAGGCTGATCTGTCTCCTAAG GAGAGGAAGGAGAAGCTCGGGGAGCGAATCGAGGCTCTACAACAGCTTGTTTCACCATATGGGAAG ACAGATACAGCTTCTGTCCTTTCAGAGGCAATGGAATACATACAGTTCCTTCATGAACAAGTTAAG GTGTTAAGTGCTCCGTATCTCCAAAGTAACCGAAGTATAATGCAG GACTTAGGACCAAACAGTTTGAGAAGCAGAGGTTTATGTCTCGTTCCCGTTTCTTGCACTGCGGGAGTTGCTCAAAGCAATGGTGCTGATATATGGACCCCCATCAAGACAACCTCTCCCAGATTTGAGAAGGCTATTTCTCAATTCCTTTGA
- the LOC122300589 gene encoding eukaryotic translation initiation factor 2A, with protein MASIDPSLALEILVRGPEGFCLWNGPPFSNGQPGIKIEKVPSSNAKFSEDGSRLMVMKSDSVISIYDCRSSKEIRSFQVPNVAAANLSPCGNFFQTFQKSSTPQDKNVNLWKIETGDSVYNHFQKNMTTATWPSIRFSSDEAVACRLATNEIQFFDAQDFSKGVVYRLRVPGVAAIELSKAPGSHVAVFIPESKGVPASIQIFSCGKDSQSQPIARRSFFRCSTVQLKWNRGSSGLLVVVQSDVDKTNQSYYGESKLNYLTTDGTYEGVVSLRKEGPVHDVQWSYSGSEFAVVYGFMPARATVFDKKCNPLLELGIGPYNTIRWNPKGKFLCLAGFGNLPGDMAFWDYKEKRQLGTTKAEWSVTSEWSPDGRYFMTATTAPRLQVDNGIKIFHHNGSLYFKKMFDKLYQVDWKPESPDKYPEIVELIKSIDSLKVEDTKPQGQGSKSSQASTKVTSNNPPAQKPAAYRPPHAKNVAAVQAELFGESPQEAMSKNALKNKKKREKQKEKKAAEAGGGS; from the exons ATGGCTTCCATTGACCCCTCACTAGCTTTGGAGATTTTAG TTAGGGGACCAGAAGGGTTTTGTCTCTGGAATGGGCCCCCATTCAGCAATGGTCAACCTGGTATCAAGATTGAAAAGGTTCCTTCCAGTAATGCAAAGTTCAGTGAAGATGGATCCAGACTCATGGTGATGAAATCTGATTCCGTGATTAGCATCTATGACTGCAGAAGCTCCAAAGAAATCAGATCTTTTCAAGTCCCCAATGTAGCTGCAGCCAACTTGTCCCCATGTGGGAATTTTTTTCAAACCTTTCAAAAATCCTCAACTCCACAGGacaaaaatgtgaatttatggAAGATTGAGACTGGTGATTCTGTTTATAACCACTTTCAAAAAAACATGACAACAGCCACATG GCCCTCAATTCGATTTAGCTCTGATGAAGCTGTTGCATGTCGACTGGCAACTAATGAGATCCAATTTTTTGATGCTCAAGATTTCTCCAAAGGAGTTGTCTATAGGCTAAGAGTTCCTGGAGTGGCAGCAATTGAGCTTTCTAAGGCACCTGGGTCCCATGTGGCAGTATTTATTCCAGAATCTAAG GGGGTTCCTGCCAGCATCCAGATATTTTCCTGTGGAAAAGATTCACAGAGTCAACCTATTGCTCGTCGGAGTTTTTTCCGATGTTCAACAGTGCAATTAAAATGGAATCGTGGCTCATCTGGACTTCTAGTTGTGGTGCAGTCTGATGTTGATAAAACCAACCAGAGTTACTATGGAGAATCAAAGCTAAACTACTTGACTACAGATGGGACATATGAAGGAGTTGTGTCTCTTC GTAAAGAGGGTCCTGTTCATGATGTTCAGTGGTCTTACTCTGGTTCAGAGTTTGCCGTTGTTTATGGAT TTATGCCCGCTAGAGCAACTGTGTTTGACAAGAAGTGTAATCCTCTGCTTGAGCTTGGAATAGGCCCTTACAACACCATCCGCTGGAACCCGAAAGGGAAAT TTCTATGTTTGGCGGGCTTTGGTAACTTACCTGGTGACATG GCATTTTGGGACTACAAAGAGAAAAGGCAGCTTGGAACAACTAAGGCTGAATGGTCCGTTACAAGTGAGTGGTCTCCAGATGGCCGGTATTTCATGACTGCAACAACAGCTCCAAGACTACAAGTTGACAATGG GATTAAAATTTTCCACCACAATGGGTCCTTGTACTTCAAGAAGATGTTTGACAAGTTGTACCAG GTCGATTGGAAACCGGAGTCACCTGATAAGTATCCTGAAATTGTGGAACTCATCAAGTCTATTGACTCTTTAAAGGTTGAAGACACCAAACCACAAG GACAAGGGTCAAAATCTTCCCAGGCCTCCACAAAAGTCACCTCCAACAACCCTCCTGCACAGAAACCTGCAGCATATCGCCCACCACATGCTAAGAATGTTGCTGCCGTTCAGGCAGAG CTATTTGGGGAGAGTCCTCAAGA AGCAATGAGCAAGAATGctttgaaaaacaagaaaaaaagggagaaacagaaggaaaaaaaggctGCTGAGGCTGGCGGTGGTTCATGA